The following proteins come from a genomic window of Hyphomicrobiales bacterium:
- a CDS encoding DUF4043 family protein, whose translation MASTTVLSGLELIKWQRDFMREYVRDSGFKPYMGNELTNIICVKNDLESDGYTIRIPLVGRLKGNGVSGNSTLSGSEEAMDQYYQDVTWEYYRNAITWTKKEAEKIGPRLLEEARPLLKEWASELIKYQLIDTFHKMDGVKYSAATAGNRNTWLTNNSDRVLFGKLKSNASSNVMATALATLDTTDDKMTADTVTLGKRIAKTANPHITPFKSNTSGREYFVLFAHPRNFRDLKKDTTIAAANREARAREGSGMDQNPIFQDGDLIYDGVIIREIPEFEAGRVSGVNAETTLVNAGSGGTTDVGVSFLCGQQALAFANKQMPKPTDKTETDYGFVVGKGVELAHGIEKLTWANGSGTRKDNGMVTIYCAAAPDA comes from the coding sequence ATGGCATCTACGACAGTCTTGAGCGGCCTGGAGCTGATCAAGTGGCAGCGCGACTTCATGCGCGAATACGTTCGTGATTCAGGCTTCAAGCCCTACATGGGCAACGAGCTGACGAACATCATCTGCGTCAAGAACGATCTCGAAAGCGACGGCTATACGATCAGAATCCCTCTCGTTGGCCGCCTGAAAGGCAATGGCGTATCGGGCAACAGCACGTTGTCCGGCAGCGAGGAAGCGATGGACCAATACTACCAGGATGTGACGTGGGAATACTACCGCAACGCCATCACCTGGACCAAGAAGGAAGCCGAAAAGATCGGTCCGCGTCTTCTTGAGGAAGCCCGTCCGCTGCTCAAGGAATGGGCCTCCGAACTCATCAAGTATCAGCTCATCGACACCTTCCACAAGATGGACGGGGTAAAGTATTCGGCGGCGACTGCCGGCAACCGCAACACCTGGCTCACGAACAATTCCGACCGCGTTCTGTTCGGCAAGCTCAAGTCCAACGCGTCGTCCAACGTCATGGCGACGGCGCTCGCCACGCTGGACACGACTGACGACAAGATGACGGCGGACACCGTGACCTTGGGCAAGCGCATCGCCAAAACGGCAAACCCGCACATCACGCCGTTCAAGTCGAACACGTCAGGGCGGGAATACTTTGTCCTTTTCGCGCACCCGCGCAACTTCCGGGACCTCAAGAAAGACACCACGATCGCGGCAGCCAACCGTGAAGCTCGGGCTCGTGAAGGCTCCGGCATGGACCAGAACCCGATTTTCCAGGACGGTGATCTCATCTATGACGGCGTGATCATCCGCGAAATTCCGGAATTCGAGGCCGGACGGGTATCGGGCGTCAATGCCGAAACCACGCTCGTCAACGCCGGCTCCGGCGGCACGACTGACGTTGGCGTGTCGTTCCTGTGCGGACAGCAGGCCTTGGCATTTGCCAACAAGCAAATGCCCAAGCCGACCGACAAGACCGAAACCGACTATGGCTTTGTTGTCGGCAAGGGCGTCGAGCTGGCTCACGGCATTGAGAAGCTCACTTGGGCTAACGGCTCGGGTACGCGCAAGGACAACGGCATGGTGACGATCTACTGCGCCGCCGCTCCCGACGCGTGA